One genomic window of Gemmobacter sp. includes the following:
- a CDS encoding glycosyltransferase: MHFAGDLLAAFAASLMAALAILSTQNIHGHLTLDGHVGVQKLHKQPTPRIGGVALVAGALVGGFSLPADAKDLWWPVCLASLPALLFGLAEDLTKRVSVKARLLATICAGLLFSALTGYRITHVDIPGLDLFFSFWLPSILFTAFAIGGIANAINIIDGVNGLASGTSIIILAGFAIVAAQVGDTAILGICLVAIGALCGFFLLNFPMGRIFLGDAGAYSTGFVLAVIAVALSERNAELSPLIGLLALSYPVTETLVSIHRRLRRAGTHPGQADRLHLHSLVYRSRALRLAQLLGVPHWRNALTGLLMMGFPLASTAGMIAFQNSSIGIVVCFVVLVCAYLVLYRRVALLKTPGMDRLFRTAP; encoded by the coding sequence GTGCATTTCGCCGGTGATCTTCTTGCAGCATTTGCCGCCAGCCTCATGGCGGCGCTCGCCATCCTGTCCACTCAGAACATCCACGGGCATCTCACGCTCGACGGCCATGTCGGGGTGCAGAAACTGCACAAGCAACCGACGCCCCGGATCGGCGGCGTTGCGCTGGTTGCTGGGGCGCTGGTCGGCGGCTTCAGCCTGCCCGCGGACGCGAAGGACCTGTGGTGGCCGGTCTGCCTTGCCAGCCTGCCTGCGCTGCTGTTCGGTCTGGCCGAGGATCTGACCAAACGCGTCAGCGTCAAGGCGCGGCTTCTGGCCACGATCTGCGCTGGGCTGCTGTTTTCGGCTCTGACCGGCTACCGGATCACCCATGTCGACATCCCCGGGCTGGACCTCTTCTTCTCGTTCTGGCTACCCTCGATCCTGTTCACGGCCTTTGCCATCGGCGGCATCGCCAATGCGATCAACATCATCGATGGTGTGAACGGCCTGGCCTCGGGCACCTCGATCATCATCCTGGCGGGTTTCGCCATCGTTGCCGCCCAGGTCGGAGATACGGCGATCCTGGGGATCTGCCTTGTCGCCATCGGGGCGCTGTGCGGCTTCTTCCTGCTGAACTTCCCGATGGGGCGGATCTTCCTGGGGGATGCAGGGGCCTATTCCACAGGGTTCGTCCTTGCCGTGATCGCCGTGGCCCTGTCGGAGCGCAACGCCGAACTCTCGCCCCTGATCGGGCTGCTGGCGCTGTCCTATCCGGTCACCGAAACCCTGGTCTCCATCCACCGCCGCCTGCGCCGCGCAGGCACCCACCCCGGCCAGGCCGACCGGCTGCACCTGCACAGCCTCGTCTACCGCTCCCGCGCCCTGCGCCTTGCGCAGCTGCTGGGCGTGCCGCACTGGCGCAACGCCTTGACAGGGCTGTTGATGATGGGGTTTCCGCTGGCGTCGACCGCCGGGATGATCGCATTCCAGAATTCCAGCATTGGGATCGTTGTCTGTTTCGTCGTGCTGGTCTGCGCCTATCTGGTTCTCTACAGACGCGTGGCGCTGCTCAAAACCCCCGGAATGGACCGCCTGTTCAGAACAGCACCGTAA
- a CDS encoding asparagine synthase-related protein — protein sequence MTALALVLHLDGRKAAPGDLARMLAEMARRGPEGEAVACDGPVALGARLLATTPEALVEPMPYHHAASGCRITGQIRLDNRAELLARFGLAQAGRVVGDGELVVRAWLDRGEDCASHLLGDFAFAIWDPRRACVFAARDQLGMRQLIYAHRPGQAFFCASSARAVGLAVEAPLNETRLAEALIDFEWGSLTSTFFEAVFRLPPAHCLTVDASGLRLREYWRMTPPEPLRLKSDAEYAEAFREVLGQSVRDRLRVAGRVGSMLSGGMDSGAVVALACRMTGTPLPVFSSVGPDPATCVETRAIHAALAMPNVDPTLICHSDLAPWAEDLIAAWKALEEPWDFHMTVPRAAYLAAQRAGVSVVLDGVAGDVLLGHGSQMARHIRAGRLRQALGDARGLTAFYGMSRRHTASQLILALRGAFMPDALRALRHAWRQRRPVSLPVDSAVDMGFARRAGLFDSLRSFELGDRPRRMGFAEERIWSWPRSGLNVGRERYDRVASHFGVEPRDPYMDRRVVDFCLSLPFDQFQEDGWPKIIQRRAMAGLLPDAVCWRRGKQHLGMAFTQALMDHWPDWAAAIPATRAGLAGRVAADLVRDASLRRNAEGHLHPRVDLLLQMALFTAKLSPNLRQDRHAP from the coding sequence ATGACCGCGCTGGCCCTTGTCCTGCATCTCGATGGCCGCAAGGCCGCCCCGGGCGATCTGGCGCGGATGCTGGCCGAGATGGCGCGCCGCGGCCCCGAAGGCGAGGCTGTGGCCTGCGACGGGCCAGTGGCGCTTGGCGCACGCCTGCTGGCCACCACGCCCGAGGCGCTGGTGGAACCGATGCCCTATCACCATGCGGCCAGCGGCTGCCGGATCACCGGGCAGATCCGGCTCGACAACCGGGCCGAGCTGCTGGCCCGCTTCGGGCTGGCACAGGCAGGGCGGGTGGTTGGCGACGGGGAACTGGTGGTCCGCGCCTGGCTGGACCGGGGCGAGGATTGCGCCAGCCACCTTCTGGGCGATTTCGCCTTTGCGATCTGGGACCCGCGGCGGGCCTGCGTCTTTGCCGCCCGCGACCAGCTGGGGATGCGGCAGCTGATCTATGCCCACCGGCCCGGGCAGGCGTTCTTCTGTGCCAGCTCTGCCCGGGCGGTGGGCCTTGCTGTCGAGGCGCCGCTGAACGAAACCCGGCTGGCCGAGGCGCTCATCGACTTCGAATGGGGCAGCCTGACCTCGACCTTCTTCGAAGCTGTCTTTCGCCTGCCCCCTGCCCATTGCCTGACGGTCGACGCATCCGGCCTGCGCCTGCGGGAATACTGGCGGATGACCCCGCCCGAACCGCTGCGGCTGAAATCCGACGCCGAGTATGCCGAGGCCTTCCGCGAGGTGCTGGGCCAGTCCGTTCGCGACCGGCTCCGGGTGGCCGGGCGGGTCGGGTCCATGCTGTCGGGCGGGATGGATTCGGGCGCTGTCGTGGCACTGGCCTGCAGGATGACCGGCACCCCCCTGCCCGTCTTTTCCAGCGTCGGGCCTGACCCCGCGACCTGTGTGGAAACCCGCGCCATCCACGCCGCGCTGGCCATGCCGAACGTCGACCCCACGCTGATCTGCCACAGCGACCTTGCCCCCTGGGCAGAGGATCTGATCGCCGCCTGGAAAGCGCTGGAGGAACCGTGGGATTTCCACATGACCGTCCCCCGTGCAGCCTATCTGGCCGCACAGCGCGCAGGCGTGTCGGTGGTGCTGGACGGGGTGGCGGGGGATGTCCTGCTGGGGCATGGCAGCCAGATGGCCCGGCACATCCGGGCAGGGCGGCTGCGGCAGGCATTGGGGGACGCACGGGGGCTGACCGCCTTCTACGGCATGTCCCGCAGGCATACGGCCTCACAGCTGATCCTTGCGCTGCGGGGGGCCTTCATGCCCGATGCGCTTCGCGCCCTGCGCCATGCCTGGCGGCAGCGCAGGCCCGTGTCTTTGCCCGTGGACAGCGCGGTGGACATGGGATTCGCCCGGCGCGCTGGCCTGTTCGACAGCCTGCGCAGCTTCGAACTGGGTGACCGCCCCCGCCGCATGGGTTTTGCCGAGGAACGCATCTGGTCCTGGCCGCGATCCGGCCTCAACGTCGGGCGCGAGCGTTATGACCGGGTGGCAAGCCATTTCGGGGTGGAGCCGCGCGACCCCTACATGGACCGGCGCGTGGTGGACTTCTGCCTGTCGCTGCCCTTCGACCAGTTCCAAGAGGACGGCTGGCCCAAGATCATCCAGCGCCGCGCCATGGCGGGCCTGCTGCCCGACGCGGTGTGCTGGCGGCGCGGCAAGCAGCATCTGGGCATGGCCTTCACGCAGGCCCTGATGGACCACTGGCCGGACTGGGCTGCCGCGATTCCCGCGACCCGCGCAGGGCTGGCGGGGCGGGTCGCGGCAGATCTTGTCAGGGACGCAAGCCTGAGGCGAAATGCCGAAGGCCATCTGCACCCTCGGGTTGATCTGCTGCTGCAGATGGCGCTGTTCACGGCAAAGCTGTCCCCGAACCTGCGGCAAGACCGCCACGCACCTTGA
- a CDS encoding TA system antitoxin ParD family protein produces the protein MAQSVKLADDVMAIIRREADLHSRSVAGQITHWLRLGRAIEQSGAYDHARVTAALEGRLDTADLREEEAIAWLDAFTERMSAPAPTEQRFFARRRKLGQGVGLDAAGNLIHVGPDAAA, from the coding sequence ATGGCCCAGTCGGTGAAACTTGCAGACGACGTGATGGCGATCATCCGCCGGGAAGCGGATCTTCACAGCCGGTCCGTCGCGGGCCAGATCACCCACTGGCTCCGGCTCGGGCGGGCGATCGAACAGTCGGGGGCCTATGACCATGCACGGGTGACGGCCGCACTGGAGGGCCGCCTCGATACTGCCGACCTCCGGGAAGAGGAGGCGATTGCCTGGCTGGACGCGTTCACCGAAAGAATGTCCGCCCCTGCCCCGACGGAACAGCGCTTCTTTGCAAGGCGCCGCAAGCTCGGCCAGGGGGTCGGTCTGGACGCCGCCGGAAACCTCATCCATGTGGGGCCTGACGCGGCAGCATGA
- a CDS encoding polysaccharide biosynthesis/export family protein has product MRDEDCMRTLIVLCLGALGLAACDMTKTDFPVRTEAVRAEVEELATNVTVVQLTADNIDAFNRPRNLGGSRSGMASGSWDYRVGVGDILDIVVWDHPELTMPAGDRRTPQESGLRVQADGTFFYPYVGQTTARGRTPEQIREDLTTRLANFIPNPQVEVRVVGYKSQAVSVTGEVSSPSRQPLTDIPLTLLDAINAAGGLTKDADPRKVTVRRGSRSHVVDMQAFLEQGVPGNNPVLQNGDVVSVGRKQIEEAYLLGQIVKPSTIDLTRENITLTQAVTRVGGLREDQADARGIFVFRDTPMGITVYQLDASNPTAFLIGTRFVILPQDVIYVTTSPLHRWNRLISSLLPTLTATRTVDSIGSD; this is encoded by the coding sequence TTGCGCGACGAGGATTGCATGCGGACCCTGATCGTTCTTTGTCTTGGCGCCCTCGGGCTGGCGGCTTGTGATATGACGAAGACGGATTTTCCGGTCAGGACCGAAGCCGTGCGGGCCGAGGTCGAGGAACTGGCCACGAACGTGACGGTGGTCCAGCTGACGGCGGACAACATCGACGCGTTCAACCGGCCACGCAATCTGGGCGGATCACGTTCCGGGATGGCCTCCGGGAGCTGGGACTACCGGGTGGGGGTGGGTGACATCCTTGACATCGTGGTCTGGGATCACCCGGAACTGACAATGCCTGCCGGCGACAGGCGGACGCCGCAGGAATCCGGGTTGCGTGTGCAGGCGGACGGCACCTTCTTCTACCCCTATGTCGGCCAGACGACGGCCCGGGGACGTACGCCCGAGCAGATCCGGGAAGACCTGACAACACGGCTGGCGAACTTCATCCCGAACCCGCAGGTCGAGGTGCGGGTCGTGGGCTACAAGTCGCAGGCGGTTTCCGTGACGGGCGAGGTGTCCTCGCCCAGCAGGCAGCCGCTCACCGACATTCCGCTGACCCTTCTTGACGCGATCAACGCGGCGGGCGGGCTGACGAAGGATGCCGACCCGCGAAAGGTGACCGTGCGCCGCGGCAGCCGCAGCCATGTCGTCGACATGCAGGCCTTCCTGGAACAGGGTGTGCCGGGCAACAATCCGGTGCTGCAGAACGGCGATGTGGTCAGCGTGGGCCGCAAGCAGATCGAGGAGGCCTATCTGCTGGGCCAGATCGTGAAGCCGTCGACCATCGACCTGACGCGGGAAAACATCACGCTGACCCAGGCCGTGACGCGGGTGGGCGGACTGCGCGAGGATCAGGCTGACGCGCGGGGCATCTTCGTGTTCCGCGACACGCCGATGGGCATCACCGTCTATCAGCTCGACGCCTCGAACCCGACGGCCTTCCTGATCGGCACGCGTTTCGTGATTCTGCCGCAGGATGTGATCTATGTGACGACATCGCCGCTGCATCGCTGGAACCGCCTGATCTCGAGCCTGCTGCCGACCCTGACGGCGACCCGGACGGTTGACAGCATCGGCAGCGACTGA
- a CDS encoding ABC transporter ATP-binding protein, whose protein sequence is MATDFLWHLVKPWRRGLAVLMLILLAESLAALALPWFAGRLGGWFLEGVAGQGTVWPLVVAILGMLVLRAVLAAGAALLYAANAEAILSALRLRLFDHLLALPLPWHQGQERGSLLALATLEIERLGHFVTGTLVYLAPLLLTAGGATVALFLLDPALALLVPVLVPGFYILARLVGRRLRGLGQQIQAEHAAATTRVEEMLDLLPALKSFAVEPLERAQHAAGIERLRGLSLREARLHVLIDPAMSLAVSVAAVVLLVAAGSKLQAGEMGAAETISFLMYVALLVRPVSQLASVYGQVQTVRGTLARLQTVLETAPEAPAAGTLPPRARGQITFEAVTFAYPQRGAALRGLNLSVAAGETVALTGPSGAGKSTAIALLMGFQRPDAGRILLDGQDIATMPPDHLRRRIGLVPQTRHLRNASVRDNIAFGRDVTEAELQAAARIAQAHDFILGLPQGYDTLIGDRGLRLSGGQQQRIALARALVGDPAVLILDEATSMYDPEGEAALVAECRGALAGRTVIIVTHRPASLALAGRVLRLDGGRIVGDA, encoded by the coding sequence ATGGCCACTGACTTCCTGTGGCACCTGGTCAAGCCCTGGCGGCGGGGGCTGGCGGTGCTGATGCTGATCCTGCTGGCGGAATCGTTGGCGGCGCTGGCCTTGCCCTGGTTTGCGGGGCGACTGGGGGGCTGGTTCCTGGAAGGCGTGGCCGGTCAGGGCACCGTCTGGCCGCTGGTCGTGGCCATCCTGGGGATGCTGGTGCTGCGCGCGGTGCTGGCTGCCGGGGCTGCCCTGCTTTATGCCGCCAATGCCGAGGCGATCCTTTCGGCCCTGCGCCTGCGGCTCTTTGATCACCTTCTGGCCCTGCCCCTGCCCTGGCATCAGGGGCAGGAACGCGGCAGCCTGCTGGCGCTAGCCACGCTGGAGATCGAGCGGCTGGGCCATTTCGTCACCGGCACGCTGGTCTATCTGGCCCCGCTGCTGCTGACCGCCGGCGGGGCGACGGTGGCACTGTTCCTGCTCGACCCTGCGCTTGCTCTGCTTGTGCCGGTGCTTGTGCCGGGCTTTTACATCCTAGCACGGCTGGTGGGGCGGCGTCTGCGCGGGCTTGGCCAGCAGATCCAGGCCGAACATGCCGCGGCAACGACCCGGGTCGAGGAGATGCTCGACCTGCTGCCGGCGCTGAAATCCTTTGCGGTGGAACCGCTCGAGCGGGCGCAGCACGCGGCCGGCATCGAGCGGCTGCGCGGGCTGTCGCTGCGCGAGGCGCGGCTGCATGTGCTGATCGACCCGGCGATGAGCCTTGCGGTGTCGGTGGCGGCGGTCGTGCTGCTGGTGGCCGCGGGCAGCAAGCTGCAGGCAGGCGAGATGGGGGCGGCGGAAACCATCAGCTTCCTGATGTATGTGGCGCTGCTGGTGCGCCCGGTGTCGCAGCTGGCCTCCGTCTATGGCCAGGTCCAGACCGTGCGCGGCACGCTGGCGCGGTTGCAGACTGTGCTGGAAACCGCGCCCGAGGCGCCTGCCGCGGGCACCCTTCCCCCCCGTGCCCGGGGGCAGATCACGTTTGAGGCGGTCACCTTCGCCTATCCCCAGCGCGGGGCGGCGCTGCGCGGGCTGAACCTGTCGGTGGCGGCCGGGGAAACCGTGGCGCTGACCGGGCCGAGCGGGGCCGGAAAGTCCACGGCGATCGCGCTGCTGATGGGGTTCCAGCGGCCGGACGCCGGGCGCATCCTGCTCGACGGTCAGGACATCGCCACCATGCCGCCCGACCATCTGCGCCGCCGGATCGGCCTGGTGCCGCAGACCCGGCATCTGCGCAACGCCTCGGTGCGTGACAACATCGCCTTTGGCCGCGATGTGACCGAGGCAGAGCTTCAGGCCGCGGCCCGTATCGCCCAGGCGCACGACTTCATCCTTGGCCTGCCGCAAGGCTATGACACCCTGATCGGCGACCGGGGCCTGCGCCTGTCGGGCGGCCAGCAGCAGCGCATCGCGCTGGCCCGCGCGCTGGTGGGCGATCCGGCAGTGCTGATCCTGGACGAGGCAACCTCGATGTACGACCCCGAAGGCGAGGCGGCACTGGTCGCCGAATGTCGCGGCGCGCTGGCCGGGCGCACGGTGATTATCGTCACCCATCGCCCGGCAAGTCTCGCGCTGGCGGGCCGGGTGCTGCGGCTGGACGGCGGCCGCATCGTGGGGGACGCATGA
- a CDS encoding IS5 family transposase yields MPKQPAFPGLRDAMKKKVTRREQFLTEMEAVVPWGRLLALIAPHYPKVGPKGGRPAMPLETMLRVYFLQNWYALSDPMAEETLYDSEAMRRFAGIELGDDRIPDETTILNFRHLLERHALTEAIFADVNAHLADKGITLRSGTLVDATIIDAPSSTKNKAKARDPEMSSTKKGNDWYFGMKAHVGVDADSGVTHSLETSTAKVHDSQVWDELLHGEETSVWADKGYVSADREAAFAVPGNVWGVMRKAPKGGSLHPVDERINRIIAMVRAKVEHPFRIIKRQFGHVKTRYRGLAKNRAQLFTLFALGNLFLVRRRLMV; encoded by the coding sequence ATGCCGAAACAGCCTGCCTTTCCCGGTCTTCGCGACGCGATGAAGAAGAAGGTAACGCGGCGCGAGCAGTTCCTGACGGAGATGGAGGCAGTTGTTCCGTGGGGGCGGCTGCTGGCGCTCATCGCGCCGCATTACCCCAAGGTCGGGCCGAAGGGCGGGCGTCCGGCGATGCCGCTGGAAACGATGCTGCGGGTCTACTTTCTCCAGAACTGGTATGCGCTGAGCGACCCGATGGCCGAGGAAACCCTATACGACAGTGAGGCGATGCGTCGGTTCGCCGGGATCGAACTGGGCGATGACCGCATCCCCGACGAGACCACGATCCTGAATTTCCGTCACCTGCTGGAGCGGCACGCTCTGACCGAGGCGATCTTCGCGGACGTGAACGCGCACCTCGCCGACAAGGGGATCACGCTGCGCTCGGGCACGCTGGTGGACGCGACGATCATCGACGCGCCTTCCTCGACCAAGAACAAGGCCAAGGCCCGCGATCCCGAGATGTCGTCCACCAAGAAAGGCAACGACTGGTATTTCGGCATGAAAGCCCATGTCGGCGTGGATGCGGACAGCGGCGTGACCCACAGTCTGGAAACCTCGACCGCCAAGGTGCACGACAGCCAGGTCTGGGACGAACTGCTGCACGGCGAAGAAACCTCGGTCTGGGCCGACAAGGGCTATGTCAGCGCTGACCGGGAGGCCGCATTCGCGGTGCCGGGCAACGTCTGGGGCGTCATGCGCAAGGCCCCGAAGGGTGGCTCGCTGCACCCGGTCGACGAACGGATCAACCGGATCATCGCCATGGTGCGCGCGAAGGTCGAGCATCCTTTCCGCATCATCAAGCGGCAGTTCGGCCACGTGAAGACCCGCTATCGCGGCCTCGCCAAGAACCGCGCCCAGCTGTTCACACTCTTCGCCCTCGGCAACCTGTTCCTGGTGCGACGGAGGCTTATGGTATGA
- a CDS encoding nucleotidyltransferase family protein — MMQRPEPHAQDTARADALIAAWLRGEMPPAERLPEDLLERVFYHGVCALLVARPQVMATLPLTLRDAIRQQALGEAMRDLQHRRILAPLLEDLVREGIRVAVLKGTALACSVYPSPALRPRGDTDLLADPAHVGMIHAILKRHGFVRAEEGPIGPSATVARQG, encoded by the coding sequence ATGATGCAAAGGCCGGAACCGCATGCGCAGGACACTGCCCGGGCCGATGCGCTGATCGCCGCCTGGCTGCGCGGAGAGATGCCGCCTGCCGAGCGCCTGCCGGAGGATCTGCTGGAACGGGTGTTCTATCACGGGGTCTGCGCCCTTCTGGTGGCGCGCCCGCAGGTCATGGCCACCCTGCCGCTGACACTGCGCGACGCCATTCGCCAGCAGGCCCTCGGCGAGGCGATGCGGGACCTGCAGCACCGCCGGATCCTTGCACCGCTGCTCGAGGACCTGGTGCGCGAAGGCATTCGTGTGGCCGTGCTGAAGGGCACGGCGCTGGCCTGTTCGGTCTACCCCTCCCCTGCCCTGCGTCCACGCGGGGATACCGATCTGCTGGCGGATCCGGCACATGTTGGGATGATTCATGCCATCCTGAAGCGGCACGGATTTGTGCGCGCCGAGGAGGGTCCGATTGGACCTAGCGCAACAGTGGCACGGCAGGGCTGA
- a CDS encoding replication initiator protein A has product MNSPLLPDRHPQGDFFVCDIFDAAPKADIGSMEHPIFSLSTKPDKRMRRYEHRGLTIEIKPSSDGLATVHDRDILIFCISHLIRALNEGREVNQTVRFQASELLKATNRMTTGRGYELLKAAMERLAGTRISTNITTGGQEIFETFGLIEKARIVRETREGRMQEVEIKLSDWVFNAIRAQEVLTISRDYFRLRRPLERRLYELARKHCGAQREWVVSLDLLQKKCGSGSTSFEFKRLIGNIIDEDIRYSHIPDYSIRFSADERQIVFANRGTSPVPLQDVFDGHLDPDIYEEARAAAPGWDVRYLEMEWRRWCGSEEIEPKNPGRHFVKFCQSWHERRGRP; this is encoded by the coding sequence ATGAACAGTCCCCTGCTGCCGGACCGCCACCCGCAAGGCGACTTCTTCGTCTGCGACATCTTCGATGCCGCCCCCAAGGCCGACATCGGGTCGATGGAGCATCCGATCTTCTCGCTCTCGACCAAGCCCGACAAGCGCATGCGCCGCTATGAGCACCGGGGCCTCACGATCGAGATCAAGCCATCCAGCGACGGGCTGGCGACCGTCCATGACCGCGACATCCTGATCTTCTGCATCAGCCATCTGATACGCGCCCTGAACGAAGGCCGCGAGGTGAACCAGACCGTCCGCTTCCAGGCCTCCGAACTGCTGAAGGCCACCAACCGCATGACCACGGGGCGCGGATACGAGCTGCTCAAGGCCGCGATGGAGCGGCTGGCGGGCACCCGCATCTCGACCAACATCACCACCGGCGGGCAGGAGATCTTCGAGACCTTCGGCCTGATCGAGAAGGCCCGCATCGTGCGCGAGACCCGCGAAGGCCGGATGCAGGAAGTCGAGATCAAGCTGTCGGACTGGGTGTTCAACGCCATCCGCGCCCAGGAAGTGCTGACCATCAGCCGCGACTACTTCCGCCTGCGCCGCCCGCTGGAGCGGCGGCTCTACGAGCTGGCGCGCAAGCATTGCGGGGCGCAGCGCGAATGGGTCGTCAGCCTCGACCTCCTGCAGAAGAAATGCGGATCAGGGTCCACCTCCTTCGAGTTCAAGCGGCTGATCGGCAACATCATCGACGAAGATATCCGGTATTCGCACATACCGGATTATTCGATCCGCTTCTCGGCCGACGAACGCCAGATCGTCTTTGCCAACCGCGGTACCTCGCCCGTTCCCCTGCAGGACGTCTTCGACGGCCATCTCGACCCGGACATCTACGAGGAGGCCCGCGCCGCCGCGCCGGGCTGGGATGTGCGCTACCTCGAGATGGAATGGCGCCGCTGGTGCGGATCCGAAGAGATCGAACCCAAGAACCCCGGGCGCCATTTCGTCAAGTTCTGCCAGTCCTGGCACGAGCGGCGCGGCCGCCCCTGA
- a CDS encoding PqqD family protein — MTHALDMNAAYVPCPDAMESRLGEETVILHLGSGTYFGLDAVGTLVWEAMAGGQTATPASLCAHVRASFSDAPDTVEADVTAFLQQLVAHDLIRRA, encoded by the coding sequence GTGACCCACGCTTTGGACATGAATGCCGCCTATGTCCCCTGCCCCGATGCGATGGAAAGCCGTCTGGGCGAGGAAACCGTGATCCTGCATCTGGGCAGCGGCACCTATTTCGGGCTCGATGCCGTCGGCACCCTGGTGTGGGAGGCGATGGCCGGGGGGCAGACGGCAACGCCTGCCAGCCTTTGCGCCCATGTGCGGGCGTCGTTTTCCGATGCCCCCGACACGGTCGAGGCGGATGTGACCGCGTTTTTGCAGCAGCTGGTCGCGCATGACCTCATCCGCCGTGCCTGA
- a CDS encoding low molecular weight protein-tyrosine-phosphatase, translated as MIRSVLVVCVGNICRSPLGERMLAQALPQIRVASAGLGAVVGAGADPDTAAVAAEIGVALDGHVARQLTEEIGRDHDLILVMEPGHRAEVGRRFAQFSGRTMLFDHWTGGQGIADPFRKPLDAHREARDRIAAAAEGWIRRLQDRQG; from the coding sequence ATGATCCGGTCCGTGCTTGTCGTCTGTGTCGGAAACATCTGCCGGTCGCCTCTGGGTGAACGGATGCTGGCACAGGCCCTGCCGCAGATCCGGGTGGCTTCGGCCGGGCTGGGCGCCGTGGTCGGGGCCGGTGCGGACCCGGATACCGCAGCCGTGGCAGCCGAGATCGGCGTGGCACTGGATGGGCATGTGGCCCGCCAGCTGACCGAGGAGATCGGCCGGGATCATGACCTGATCCTGGTCATGGAACCCGGCCACCGGGCCGAGGTCGGGCGGCGCTTTGCGCAGTTTTCCGGGCGGACCATGCTGTTCGATCACTGGACCGGGGGGCAGGGCATCGCCGATCCGTTCCGCAAGCCCCTGGACGCCCACCGGGAAGCCCGGGACAGGATCGCGGCGGCAGCCGAAGGCTGGATCCGCAGGTTGCAGGACAGGCAAGGCTGA
- a CDS encoding lasso peptide biosynthesis B2 protein yields the protein MGRQDWADMLRAAWHLAQARRVLGRLDPRGFRLGAAADPAPLSCPLAPAQLDRMSRAIGRAARLVPWRADCLVQAEAGRRWIAGLGGTAEIRLGACKGPDGRLDAHAWLLCGGRVVTGGDISRYVPFA from the coding sequence ATGGGCCGACAGGATTGGGCCGACATGCTGCGCGCGGCCTGGCATCTGGCGCAGGCGCGCCGTGTGCTTGGCCGCCTCGATCCGCGCGGTTTCCGCCTCGGGGCAGCGGCCGACCCCGCCCCCCTGTCCTGCCCCCTTGCGCCAGCGCAGCTTGACCGGATGTCCCGCGCCATCGGCCGGGCGGCGCGGCTGGTGCCCTGGCGGGCGGACTGCCTGGTGCAGGCCGAGGCTGGGCGGCGCTGGATTGCCGGGCTGGGGGGCACCGCCGAAATCCGCCTTGGCGCCTGCAAGGGGCCGGACGGGCGGCTTGACGCCCATGCCTGGCTCCTGTGCGGCGGGCGGGTCGTTACCGGGGGCGACATTTCCCGTTACGTGCCCTTCGCATGA
- a CDS encoding zeta toxin family protein, with protein sequence MRPGLVLLAGPNGAGKSTLYQTRVAPSFAGPFINADLIQRDELKDPSMEASYQAARIAAERRAALLEARKSFATETVFSHPSKLDVITDARARGYMVIVMHVGVDDPDLSVARVRARTDEGGHDVPEQKIRDRYRRSQPLIRQAVLQADRGMVFDNSRLNEPPRLMALFAAGRLLRAEPELPDWVLTTYADDLGIWFGPADAAPL encoded by the coding sequence ATGAGACCCGGTCTCGTCCTGCTTGCCGGACCGAACGGGGCCGGGAAATCCACGCTCTACCAGACCCGTGTCGCCCCGAGCTTTGCCGGGCCCTTCATCAACGCCGACCTGATCCAGCGGGACGAGCTCAAGGACCCGTCGATGGAGGCCTCCTACCAGGCGGCCCGCATCGCGGCCGAACGCCGGGCGGCCCTGCTGGAGGCACGGAAAAGCTTCGCGACCGAGACCGTCTTTTCCCACCCGTCTAAGCTGGACGTCATCACGGACGCCCGGGCCCGCGGATACATGGTGATCGTCATGCATGTGGGGGTGGATGATCCGGACCTCTCCGTCGCCCGAGTCCGTGCCCGGACCGACGAAGGTGGACACGATGTGCCCGAACAGAAGATCCGGGACCGTTACCGCAGAAGCCAGCCCCTGATCCGGCAGGCCGTGCTGCAGGCCGACAGGGGCATGGTCTTCGACAACTCGAGGCTCAACGAGCCACCGCGTCTCATGGCGCTGTTCGCCGCCGGGCGTCTTCTCCGGGCGGAGCCGGAGCTGCCGGACTGGGTCCTGACCACCTATGCCGATGATCTCGGCATCTGGTTCGGCCCTGCTGACGCCGCACCCCTGTAG